The Streptomyces sp. 11x1 genomic sequence CGCCGCATTCCTGGCCGTGGTCTTCGGCCAGGTCGCCCTGCTCGCCCATGACGCGGCCCATCGCCAGGTGTTCCGCCGACGCAGGGCCAGCGAGGTGTCCGGACGGATCGCCGGTACCGGAATCGGCATGGGCTACGGATGGTGGCAGGACAAGCACACCCGCCACCACGCGAACCCCAACCACGAGGAACTCGACCCCGACCTCGACCCCGACCTGCTGGTCTGGTCCCAGGACCAGGCCAGGGCAGCCAAAGGACTCCCCCGTCTGATCGGCCGCTGGCAGGCGTTCCTGTTCTTCCCTCTGCTCACACTGGAGGGCTTCAGCCTGCACGTGTCGAGCGTGCGGGCGCTGGCCAATCGCTCGCTCAGGCACCGAACCCTCGACGGCGCCCTGCTGTTCGTACACTTCGCGGTCTATGTGACCGTCCTGCTCTGGCTGCTGCCGCCCACGATGGCGATCGCCTTCATCGCCGTGCACCAGGCCCTGTTCGGCGTCTACCTGGGCTCCCTCTTCGCGCCCAACCACAAGGGCATGCCGATACTGACCGGCCAGGACCGCCCGGACTTCCTCCGCCGCCAGGTCCTCACCTCACGCAACGTACGCGGCGGCCTGTTCACCGACATCGCCCTGGGCGGGCTGAACCATCAGATCGAGCACCACCTGTTCCCCAGCATGCCCAGCCCCAACCTGCGCCAGGCCCGGGCCATCGTGCGGCGCCACTGCCGGGAACTGGACGTCGACTACGTGGAGACCGGGCTGCTCACCTCCTACCGACTGGCCCTCGCCAGTCTCCACCGGGCGGGAGCACCGCTCCGGCACGCACGCGTCCCTGCCTAGGCCCTCAAGGAGCGGCGTCCGGTGCGTGCTCTTCTCCGCGGGGCTGGGACAGTGGCCGGACGCGGAACCCACATCCCTGATACGGGACGCGCATCCCGCACAAGCCACCGCTGCCGCTGTACGCGGTCCCCAGGCCGATGGCCTGGGGACCGTGGTGTGTCCGTCCGGACCGTCCTGACGTCATCGCACGCCGTGGCGCACCACCCACGGCCGCGGCCGGGCCGAGCGGCGGTCGTCAGTCGGGGCGTTGGGTGCGGTTCTCGTGGGTGAGGCCGTCCGGGTGGGTGGTTGAGCGGGGTCCGAGGGGAAGCACCAGGGCCCTCAGCAGAACAGGGGCCGAGGGCCGATGGACGGTGGGATCCGATGGCCTACGTACCGCCCCGATGTCCTGCCATCCCCACGACAGGAAGGCGTCGCGGGCCGGAGCGTCGGCGGGGTCGACCAGTGTCGCCCCGAGCGAGGCGTGGTGGTCGCCGAGCAGGCGTCGCTGAAGCCGGCGGGCGAGGTCCTCGTCGCCGCTGTGGGGGTGCACCACGATCTCGGTGATCGCGAAGACCTGTCCGGACGCGGTGAGTTGTTCAACGCCCTGGGGGAGGTTCCCGTGGAACCCCCTCCACCAGGTCCCTTCGCGCGGTACGGGAAATCCGTAGGCGCATCCGGCGAAGGCCGTGTCCTCCGCGATCAGCAGGGCGAATCCGGGCCGCCTGATGTCGCCGGTGAGACGCCGCAGAAAGGCCTCCCGGCCCCGGTACCGGCGGCCCGCCCCCGCGGGGGACGACTCCACGGACAGATCCGCCAGGTCCTCCCGCAGAGTCTCTGCCTGCCAGCGGTTCAGCCGGCGCAGACGTACCGCGTGCGCGGGAGCCGCCGTTCCCGCCGGACCCTGCTGCGGTTCCCGGCGGTCCGGGGCGGTCACAGCGCGCCGCCCGCGACGGTCGGCACCTGGGGTCGGGCCGGCCGGTCCGTGTGGTGTTCGTCGAGGAGGAAGCCGGAGCCGGTCAACTCGATGACGCGGGCCATGGCCGGAGGCGGATAGTGCAGTCGGAGGATCGTTCCGGCACCGGCGCCGAGCCGGAATGTGGTGAGGAAAGCGT encodes the following:
- a CDS encoding acyl-CoA desaturase; the protein is MSSNTTACLPPPRTSGSDFARLSRKIADAGLMERRPGYYALRITAVAALYVMGWAAVALVGDSWWTLAVAAFLAVVFGQVALLAHDAAHRQVFRRRRASEVSGRIAGTGIGMGYGWWQDKHTRHHANPNHEELDPDLDPDLLVWSQDQARAAKGLPRLIGRWQAFLFFPLLTLEGFSLHVSSVRALANRSLRHRTLDGALLFVHFAVYVTVLLWLLPPTMAIAFIAVHQALFGVYLGSLFAPNHKGMPILTGQDRPDFLRRQVLTSRNVRGGLFTDIALGGLNHQIEHHLFPSMPSPNLRQARAIVRRHCRELDVDYVETGLLTSYRLALASLHRAGAPLRHARVPA